GGTAACACTCATAAGCGGCTCCTCAAGGGTTTCCGTCAGTGCCCTCGCCACCGGGTGATCGGGAACGCGGATACCAATAGTCTTGCGCTTTGGATGTTGCAGCCGGCGCGGCACCTCGCTCGTCGCCCGAAGAATGAATGTGTAGGGCCCAGGGGTGTGGGATTTCAACAGCCGATAAGCAAAATTTTCCATCTTGGCGTAAGTGCCAATATCTTTCAGATCTTTGCAGGCGACAGTGAAGTTGTGGTTGCCATCTAGCTGACGAATAGCACGTATCCTTTCCAGTGCCTGCTTTTCACCCATGCGGCAACCAAGTGCATAGCTGGAATCGGTTGGGTAAGCTATCACCCCACCATCGGCGAGAATCTCTACGGCCTGTTTGATCAGGCGTGGCTGCGGCGTCTCCGGATGAACCTCGAAGTACTGAGCCATACTAATCCCCTTCT
This Halorhodospira halochloris DNA region includes the following protein-coding sequences:
- a CDS encoding L-threonylcarbamoyladenylate synthase — its product is MAQYFEVHPETPQPRLIKQAVEILADGGVIAYPTDSSYALGCRMGEKQALERIRAIRQLDGNHNFTVACKDLKDIGTYAKMENFAYRLLKSHTPGPYTFILRATSEVPRRLQHPKRKTIGIRVPDHPVARALTETLEEPLMSVTLQMPGDSEPLNDPEDIRDKLEKRIDAVVAGGPVGGGPSSVIDLTGDSAEVVRQGVGDTRVFQGA